Within Eggerthella timonensis, the genomic segment AGATGCGCAAGAACCTGCTGGATACGGGCAACGTGTATGGGATAGAGGGCGGCGACGGCGCGGGCCGCGCGGCCGGAGGCGGGATCGCCGATGCGTAGCGTGTGCGCGGCCGCGCCGCAGCTTGCAGGCGTGGTGCCCTACGATCCGAAGTACCTGCCCGCCACCGCCATCCTGTCGGCGAACGAGAACCCGCACGACGTGGACGACGAGATCCGCCGCGACATCATGCGCGAGGTGAAGCGTCTGCCCCTCAACCGCTATCCCGACCCGCTGGCCAACGACCTGCGCGACATGATCGCCGAGGCGAACGGCCTCGACCGCGACCAGGTGCTCGTGGGCAACGGCGGCGACGAGCTGCTGTTCAACCTCGCGTTGGCGTGGGGCGGCCCGGGGCGCACGTTCCTCAACCTGCCGCCCACGTTCTCGGTGTACGATGCCAACGCCCGCCTCACGGGCACCAACGTGGTGGACGTGCCGCGCCGCGCCGACTTCTCCATCGACGAGGAGGCCGTGCTGGCGCGGGTCGCCGAAGGCGGCGTCGACTACCTCGTGGTGACGAGCCCGAACAACCCCACGGGCCAGCTGGCCGGCGAGGAGTTCATGCTCCGGCTGCTCGACGCCACCGACGCGCTCGTCATGGTGGACGAGGCCTACTTCGAATTCTCGCGCCAGACGATGCGCCCCTATCTGGCGCAGCACAAGAACCTCGTCATCCTGCGCACGTTCTCGAAGGCGTTCAGCCTGGCCGGCGTGCGCATGGGCTACATCCTGGGCGACGCCGAGGTCGTCCGCGAGTTCGCCAAGGTGCGCCAGCCGTACTCGGTGGACGCCATCTCGCAGGCCGTGGCACGGGTGGTGTACGCGAACCGCGCGAAGTTCGAGCGCGGCATCCTCGCGGTGATCGAGGAACGCGCCCGCCTGATCGAGGGGCTGAAAACGATCCCCGGCGTGAAGCCGTTCCCATCAGATGCCAACTACGTGCTGTTCCGCGCGGAGAACGCGGCGATCGTGTGGGAGGCGCTGTACGAGCGCGGCGTGCTCGTGCGCGACTTCTCGAGCGCGCCGCACTTGGAGAACTGCCTGCGCGTGACCGTGGGCGCCCCCGAGGAGAACGACGCGTTCCTGCGCGCCCTGCGCGACGCGGTGATGGGAAAGTGCGACGTGCGCCAACCCCTCGTGCGCTGAGGACGCGCACGTGGTCGCCATCCTTGCCCGGCGCGCATTCGGGCGTCTGTCCCCGTCGAACCCCTGAAAGAAAGGCCAGCCATGAACCAAAGAACCGCCGAAGTCGAGCGCACGACGAACGAGACGGACATCCGCATCGCCGTGAACCTCGACGGCACGGGCGCGACGGACGTCGAGACGGGCGTGCCGTTCTTCGATCATATGCTGACGGCGTTCGGACGGCACAGCCTGATCGACCTGACCGTGCGCGCGAAGGGCGACATCGAGGTGGACGCGCACCACACCGTGGAGGATACGGGCATCGTGCTGGGCCAGGCCGTCGCCTGCGCGCTCGGCGACAAGCGCGGCATCGCGCGGTTCGGCTCGCTCGCGCTGCCCATGGACGAGGCCCTCGTGCTGGCGGCCGTGGACATCTCCGGCCGCGGCCAGCTGCACTGGGCCGTGGACGTGCCCCTCGTCATGCTGGGCTCGTTCGACGCGTCGCTCGCCAAGGAGTTCTTCATCGCCTTCGCCGCGAACTCAGGGATCACGCTGCACGTGCGCAGCCTGGCGGGCGAGAACGCGCATCACCTGGTGGAGGCGTCGTTCAAGGCCGCCGCGCGCGCGTTGCGCCAGGCCGTCGAGCGCGACCCACGCATCGGCGACGCGCTTCCCTCCACGAAGGGCGCGCTGTGACGGCCCCGCGCATTGCGGTCGTCGACTACCGCAAAGGCAACTTGAAGAGCGTCGAGCGCGGCATCGCCGCGGCGGGCGGCAGCGCGTTCGTCGCGTCCGACCCTGCGGCCATCGCCCGCGCCGACGCCGTCGTGCTGCCGGGCGTGGGCGCGTTCGCCGACGCGGCCGCCACGATGGAGGAGCTCGGGCAGGTCGACGTCGTCCGCGAGCGCATCGCCGCCGGCGTGCCGTTCCTCGG encodes:
- the hisC gene encoding histidinol-phosphate transaminase, which translates into the protein MRSVCAAAPQLAGVVPYDPKYLPATAILSANENPHDVDDEIRRDIMREVKRLPLNRYPDPLANDLRDMIAEANGLDRDQVLVGNGGDELLFNLALAWGGPGRTFLNLPPTFSVYDANARLTGTNVVDVPRRADFSIDEEAVLARVAEGGVDYLVVTSPNNPTGQLAGEEFMLRLLDATDALVMVDEAYFEFSRQTMRPYLAQHKNLVILRTFSKAFSLAGVRMGYILGDAEVVREFAKVRQPYSVDAISQAVARVVYANRAKFERGILAVIEERARLIEGLKTIPGVKPFPSDANYVLFRAENAAIVWEALYERGVLVRDFSSAPHLENCLRVTVGAPEENDAFLRALRDAVMGKCDVRQPLVR
- the hisB gene encoding imidazoleglycerol-phosphate dehydratase HisB, whose amino-acid sequence is MNQRTAEVERTTNETDIRIAVNLDGTGATDVETGVPFFDHMLTAFGRHSLIDLTVRAKGDIEVDAHHTVEDTGIVLGQAVACALGDKRGIARFGSLALPMDEALVLAAVDISGRGQLHWAVDVPLVMLGSFDASLAKEFFIAFAANSGITLHVRSLAGENAHHLVEASFKAAARALRQAVERDPRIGDALPSTKGAL